The following is a genomic window from Devosia neptuniae.
CAATCGGGCGGTGCGGGCATGGCGGGAACGCCCAGCGATTTGCTGAAGCTGTTTGAGGCGTTGCGGCTGGGCGGCCAGGGGATTTTGCGGCCGGAGACCGTGGCGCTGGCAACACGCAACCAGATCGGGGACCTGCCGCGCGACGCCAAGGGGCAGCGGTTTGGTTATCTCAGCGCGATCGTGGATGATCCGGTGGCGGCGGAGACACCATCGGCCATCGGCACCTATAATTGGGGCGGGGTTTACGGCCATTCTTGGCTGGTGGACCCGACCAATGAACTGGTGATTCTGTCGATCAGCAATACGGCGCTGGAAGGCTGCACGGGCAAATTCCCGACCAATGTGCGCAATGCGGTCTATGCCGATTTCGTGCAATAACAGCACGCACACAGAAGGAGAGCGCCATGCGCATTGCGACCTGGAACATCAATGGCATCAAGGCGCGGCTGGAAATCCTGCTGACCTGGCTGGCGCAGGAAAAGCCGGACATTGTGTGCCTGCAGGAAATCAAGACGGTCGATAAGGGCTTTCCGCGGGCCGAGATCGAGGCGCTGGGCTATAATGTGGAAACGCATGGCCAGAAGAGCTGGAATGGCGTGGCCATCCTGTCGCTGATCAAGTTCGACGAGGTGACGCGCGGGCTGCCGGGCGACGATTCGGATGAACAGGCGCGGCTGATCGAGGGCGTGTTCTCGGTGGAGACCGAGGCGATCCGGGTGTGCAATATCTACCTGCCCAACGGCAACCCGGTCGATTCCGAGAAATTCCCCTATAAGCTCGCCTGGATGGACCGGCTGACCAGCTTTGTCGAAGATCGGCTGGCGCTGGAAGAGCCCTTCGTGCTGCTGGGCGACTTCAACCTCATTCCTGCGCCGATCGATGCGCATGATCCGCAGGCGTGGTGGGGCGATGCGTTGTATCGCCCGGAAAGCCTGGCGCGATTCCGTACGCTGACCAATCTGGGCCTGACCGACGCATTGCGGGCGACCACGGCCGAGCCGGCCTATACGTTCTGGGATTTCCAGGCGGGCGCATGGCGGCGCAATGCAGGCATTCGCATCGATCACCTGATGCTGTCCGCACAGGCGGCCGACCGGCTGGACGGGGTGACGATACACAAGGACGTGCGCGGCTGGGACAAGCCGAGCGATCACGTGCCGGTGGAAGGGCAGTTCAGCTTTTAGAGGAGGCGGCTATGGCGACGGCAACGATTGTCGGGCTCAATCACGATCTGCGCGGAAAAAAGTCCTACGTGCAGTTGGTGTGGGACGATGAGGCGGATAAGCGCCTGTCCCTGCCGGTGCCGTATGGCTGTAGTTTTGCCGATTTGCCGGCGGAGACGGAGAAGGCTGTGAAGGCGCTGTCGGCGGAGACTGCGGCGTTGGTGATCAAGTCGGCGGAGTGAGGGGCCTTCGGCAGCGTTGGAGGTTCGCGCAGTCGAGGATCGTCCGCCGCTTGTGCCGTGTTGGGAGCGGCCCTCGGGTCGAGCCCGAGGGAGATGCGGTGGGGAGGAGAGGCTTCGGCTGGATTCCGGCCTGCGCCGGAGTGACATTGTGGGCGGGGGCATTGTGCCGCGACCTCGTGGTTCGACGGGCTCACCATAAGGTCTACTTTAAGGCCGGTTTTTCTGTAGACCTCGCCCTGAGCTTGGCGCAGCATTGAGCGCGGTCCAGACCAAGAGTGTCGAAGGACATGGCAAGCAGCCGGCACGTTCCAGCGGAAATCATATATATAGCGGGCTA
Proteins encoded in this region:
- the xth gene encoding exodeoxyribonuclease III, with amino-acid sequence MRIATWNINGIKARLEILLTWLAQEKPDIVCLQEIKTVDKGFPRAEIEALGYNVETHGQKSWNGVAILSLIKFDEVTRGLPGDDSDEQARLIEGVFSVETEAIRVCNIYLPNGNPVDSEKFPYKLAWMDRLTSFVEDRLALEEPFVLLGDFNLIPAPIDAHDPQAWWGDALYRPESLARFRTLTNLGLTDALRATTAEPAYTFWDFQAGAWRRNAGIRIDHLMLSAQAADRLDGVTIHKDVRGWDKPSDHVPVEGQFSF